The DNA sequence CTAAGCAGTCTTAGTTTCTGAGAACATGTCTGAGTTTGTGCAATAACAGAGATGTATTGCCGTTCATAATTTGTATAGCAATGTCATTGGAATCTTATGGCTGTGGATTTCTAACTGTTTCCCCCTTACATATTGATCAGCTTCATTATGAAGTAACTGTCTCTTGAACCTGGACTTTGTCAGTTTTCTGCTTTGTATTTTTGGGTGGAATTGAATTTCACTTCAATTGTGTTTATCGACCTTCGGGTGGCTAGGTTTGTGGCTTTACTGAAGTCCTCCTTTGCTGGTAACACTATGCAGGCTACCTTTAGACTGAACGGGGCACAGACGTTGCTTGCAGCATATCCCAATCTCCTTGGTTGGATCAAGCCAAAGACTCATTGCCCTGCTGTGAATGGCAACTGGAGGGAGGGTGtaaagaaaaccaaaattgTGCAGTCTGCCTGGTGTGAAATCTGCAAGATTGACTGTAACAGCAAGGATGTCTTGGACAATCACAAATTGGGaaaaaaacacaagaagaaCCTGGAGAAACTGGAAGAATCAAAGGCACAAGCCAGTGCCCTAACAGCAAAGGATCCCATGATTGGGCCAAAAGAAAACCCAGCAGCTGACAAGGGCAAGGCTGTTCGTGTGCAAGAGAGTAAAAAGAAGGGAGCCCCTTCTTTGGGGCCTGGGGACGTTCTAGAAACAAAGAGGAGGAAACTGATGGAAGGTGGGGTGGCAGCTGATGCAGTGAGTGTGTGCACAGTATGCAATGTGGTGGTTAATAGCCAGACAGTCTTTGCTTACCATCTGGCAGGGCAAAAGCATGTTAATATGGTGGAGAAACAggcagaagcagcagcagcagctggAACTGCCAATCCTCCTGGTCCTGGGGTGGTTTTTGCTGCTTAGAAGACAAATTGCCCTggtaaaaagaagggaaatataTCAATTTCATTATCATTATTATCATCAGTTTATAgctcttctttgtttattttgggGGACCTTTGTTTTAGGTTGACTTGTTAGAGCATTAATTTGGGGCTCTTTTGGTGAAAGATAATGTCACCCACCCAAGTCTCTCTCTACTAGTTGGTCGTAATGAAGTATGAACCTCC is a window from the Macadamia integrifolia cultivar HAES 741 chromosome 5, SCU_Mint_v3, whole genome shotgun sequence genome containing:
- the LOC122077749 gene encoding zinc finger protein 385B-like isoform X2; the encoded protein is MVTFNGLRQMAEMRRFQPSNPNPSSADHYAQLYNVEQSSSYAHQYPYYLHQTHNHTLVEPPILPPGIDSYAAINSYPPTHVGLESQVAVSYGHHVAQIGALTAAAYYQDTGNSGQSCAAKESICQFGADHTSYTAAICCEVCKIECNSKDVYYQHILGKKHKSNLKKQEESRIDFNFPTTTIMQSNPGTSEIGNMPYEATFRLNGAQTLLAAYPNLLGWIKPKTHCPAVNGNWREGVKKTKIVQSAWCEICKIDCNSKDVLDNHKLGKKHKKNLEKLEESKAQASALTAKDPMIGPKENPAADKGKAVRVQESKKKGAPSLGPGDVLETKRRKLMEGGVAADAVSVCTVCNVVVNSQTVFAYHLAGQKHVNMVEKQAEAAAAAGTANPPGPGVVFAA